In Ostrea edulis chromosome 4, xbOstEdul1.1, whole genome shotgun sequence, a single window of DNA contains:
- the LOC125669668 gene encoding RAD50-interacting protein 1-like, which translates to MDAPLSNSDESKKNAVEIVNKKFGNDIKSLSDLKSFYSETRKATQALESRLALTEWDIPPEVDEALQNAEEAQTTVTALQTKSDSLHHDILDHCTTLKNLVEDLTPLINQVDELNKYKQYLSCVAHIENISIQIHSALMADRTAVAVDEFCSLTEYYIQKQNSQCQNLLQFLKDTILFWYDLLKARLSSLLEESLKAVGWPLIATSIKTPPPPSDPSLSMDAIFLQLLLLQLPEPLSKEVQKKTLTFLSQEFSFKPLLLPIQHLVTPLHKRFKYHFYGNKQTNNWEKPEWYFGQVLNWIRDHSSFLDQRIQHLLEIAGFYVVDAKVEFMRGLVVLVMEKMAADLPTIMEDEHLFCHLVDEAIFFDHELHQIYHYPTGLNSSMDILTVPRVFDRWIEIEKKFAIEKMDSLLSSTTAWESQYKNIADIDTLKVPECGESFVTLMSTITDRYKYLPSPDHRLKFLGMQLELLEDFRIRLVQVMKEVTHDSLGDTFCAIFNAVHYITEVLREWCNATFFVELQYHSAARPVEFAADPGKRDAKIPALRGGGGFMADKSVFDEGIDLYDKLKIEMEKNILNHAFVDVQARSQPYRKMKWRDLEESADLSLTTAACDMLMVLRDHLLTMNRKLSKPLFVKLWRKLADKMSKFMLDEVVLQNRFSEAGAKQLEFDMTRNLFPLFAEYTTKPQNYFRQINEACVLLCLRVGSALLLREVLMSDDSVPEKEQALQDVGVYKLAPQVALNVLHSRTNLSVT; encoded by the exons ATGGATGCGCCCTTATCAAACTCTGATGAGAGCAAAAAAAATGCTGTTGAAATAGTGAATAAGAAGTTTGGGAATGATATCAAATCATTGTCTGacttaaaatcattttattcagAGACAAGGAAAGCAACACAGGCATTGGAGAGTCGT CTTGCACTCACTGAATGGGATATTCCTCCCGAGGTAGACGAGGCTCTGCAGAATGCCGAAGAAGCACAGACAACTGTAACAGCATTACAGACAAAGAGTGACTCTTTACATCATGATATTCTAGATCACTGTACAACACTCAAGAATCTTGTGGAGGACTTGACGCCACTCATCAACCAAGTAGATGAACTGAACAAGTATAAGCAGTACCTATCATGTGTCGCACACATAGAGAACATCAG CATTCAGATTCACTCGGCACTAATGGCGGACAGAACGGCTGTGGCAGTGGATGAGTTCTGCTCCTTGACAGAATACTATATACAGAAACAGAATTCGCAATGTCAGAATCTTCTGCAGTTTCTCAAAGACACTATTCTGTTTTGGTACGACCTTCTCAAAGCAAGACTTTCCAG TTTACTGGAGGAAAGTTTGAAAGCTGTTGGATGGCCATTAATTGCAACCTCTATAAAGACCCCTCCACCCCCCTCGGATCCATCCCTCAGTATGGACGCCATCTTCTTACAGCTGCTACTTCTACAGTTACC AGAACCCCTGAGTAAAGAGGTACAGAAGAAGACACTGACTTTTTTGTCACAGGAATTTTCTTTTAAGCCTCTGTTGCTGCCAATTCAACATTTAGTCACTCCTCTACACAAGCGCTTCAAGTACCATTTCTACGGCAACAAACAGACTAACAACTGGGAGAAG CCGGAGTGGTACTTTGGACAAGTTTTGAACTGGATCAGGGACCACTCTTCGTTTTTGGACCAGAGAATTCAACATTTATTGGAAATTGCTGGATTTTATGTGGTTGATGCTAAG GTGGAGTTCATGCGAGGACTTGTGGTGTTGGTGATGGAGAAGATGGCTGCGGACCTCCCAACAATTATGGAGGATGAACATCTCTTCTGTCACCTTGTTGATGAAGCCATATTCTTTGATCATGAACTTCATCAAATCTACCACTACCCCACCGGTCTAAACAGCAGCATGGATATCTTAACTGTCCCCAGAGTGTTTGACCGATGgattgaaatagaaaaaaagt ttgCCATAGAGAAGATGGATTCCCTTTTGTCCTCCACCACAGCTTGGGAGTCACAATACAAAAACATCGCGGACATTGACACGCTGAAGGTTCCAGAATGTGGCGAGAGCTTTGTCACCCTCATGTCCACCATCACAG ACCGATATAAATACCTTCCCTCACCTGACCACCGCTTGAAGTTTCTTGGCATGCAGCTGGAGTTATTAGAAGATTTCAGAATTCGTCTTGTGCAGGTCATGAAAGAAGTGACCCACGATTCACTAGGAGACACATTTTGTGCAATATTTAACGCTGTACATTACATAACTGAGGTCCTGCGAGAGTGGTGCAATGCCACG TTTTTTGTGGAACTACAGTACCACAGCGCTGCTCGGCCAGTAGAGTTCGCAGCAGATCCCGGTAAACGAGATGCGAAG ATTCCTGCTTTGAGAGGAGGAGGAGGTTTCATGGCAGACAAGAGTGTGTTTGACGAAGGAATCGACCTGTATGACAAGTTAAAAATAGAAATGGAGAAGAACATCCTGAATCATGCCTTTGTGGACGTCCAAGCTCGATCACAGCCTTATAGGAAAATGAA GTGGAGAGATTTGGAAGAATCTGCTGACCTCTCTCTGACCACTGCGGCCTGTGACATGCTGATGGTCCTCAGGGACCActtattgaccatgaacagaaAACTCAGTAAACCATTGTTTGTCAAACTGTGGAGGAAGCTAGCAGACAAAATGAGCAAGTTCATGTTGGACGAG GTAGTGTTACAAAACCGGTTCAGTGAAGCTGGAGCCAAACAGTTGGAGTTTGATATGACTAGGAACCTTTTTCCTCTGTTCGCAGAGTACACCACAAAACCACAGAATTACTTCAGACA gaTTAACGAGGCCTGCGTACTGCTGTGTCTGAGGGTGGGCTCTGCTCTGTTGCTGAGGGAGGTCTTAATGTCAGATGACAGCGTTCCAGAGAAAGAGCAGGCACTACAGGATGTGGGCGTGTACAAACTGGCTCCACAGGTGGCGCTCAATGTCCTCCACTCCAGAACGAACTTATCGGTGACGTGA